A genome region from Nycticebus coucang isolate mNycCou1 chromosome 22, mNycCou1.pri, whole genome shotgun sequence includes the following:
- the C22H1orf167 gene encoding LOW QUALITY PROTEIN: uncharacterized protein C1orf167 homolog (The sequence of the model RefSeq protein was modified relative to this genomic sequence to represent the inferred CDS: deleted 2 bases in 2 codons; substituted 5 bases at 5 genomic stop codons), whose translation MELRPDTSHKENVPPRHGAPLRPAQQRYLKSLGSGHGQWVPTCQAKRGGSAATPSPGALLRQEPCRVQTNLANPGLRRGLVLKDTTGPLVNSSFRQQSNLQSPAGRPWGKTREFAVQQTNLSRSETTSPGLWPKPQENFRPQGPLASPSPSLRQSMLLATDTRSLDFRPAAGFAPLNGYTQPGSRCCHGLGNWTSRLKGKPLTLEDLAVPAQSQARTPSHTAIHQLLASVQSLEQVAAQLRSRASREPSGTAQQDLWASSGQALQPCQPVLASGVKRKRHPPGHRETGHFLETWVGQAVLSNPCTHSKPEATLGMLTRDFLDPEQGPLPAHSLRPQENHSPGPACDKVQRGHPQLPQEVSSREARHCTSAFSSAAPGSLPGWKGGDKVSRELASREERMAAPVRSTPQSKAQTTVTLDSEAARRQLSSRCFRVWRHLVQRRRALATEVALVRRKLLRKGLQALRWGLWLREAQLETAWGRYLKVLLARSFREWRKLALQREQGQYPVQTVSRLPSSREGQKQGPYLGRKAVVDTAQRSSCIPSPGSLREEEGARRILSHSGQRPDGGDRRVQTLQALQQLAVFLLWCYHEEQARQERGTQGEATGTIQKILQAWHYHAVRAVRVAQLDPQHWKAWLCRCFGAWQQFVQRESRCRDHLADRRVGTLRTCLGHWVQMKQLSASDGAKVTQLSLCLQKAGHVAFHSAPGPATARGLGAVAPAQRLSWEQGGGSLQEACRRLALHRVLLLWRTRLSQCQQANSFFQGIQQQRLRYILRQWRWRAWSPDTPSGSAGTTLALESLGSVLGGHLSLGCSTPYILLVKLRAPTLXRPSVLRVSCLWAAGQQQGLRLLLXQAQAQQSPGVVRWHQRTLQRRVLLSWSHWVTTQAVQRERAAQWAWVQSCRAVLGLWRQRLAQWQEAEQWAQERGWRLARDALCCWHSHWHSESRMGLGALCVTKGPGFHILQQNLGMGHTQDQVAEQTWWLGLCSLSHLLAPGQQLLCEKYRRCVQVRLQGLRRAMFWGWHQAAVHRRHMLAQPEQLLLQSYFQAWHEVVRDLRVLPAQHGDFQLVTLPTWQEAQVATAQVQEQLVAQAFLAHWRSHVQQGRADRQLRRAWAWQAFQAWRVALGQRYDAQQQAGCRTGALVTLHWTLGMCQRSCGQVSRAHAARRLSAWVLEAWAQLVAQDRVQQAAVPQLQQGGLRSLLQTHWAPWRTVLLRVHLGPQAEAQEAGTTYARPQADLMHWPRMASWGDLLLLLDTPAPWKETFSCWTQATGPVLPGPTPQHRLGGQKTQETSWAPSNREHPQGPAFQRCGWAPGLPPTGPGGQCNPEPSALKGQGWVHQRRLGLLAMLALDALGRQEEVPAVLAPXGSASPAAGFPAGXVPGSDVAVLDGCSRGXAAGTDPAQGTAPKMGLADLATADPETSGGSAVTAARRSWAFEKWYRRLAARSPRRGASRPRPLNKPGTPAWSRREVRSSQGQWTWGPHCSCDLFPQNKEQH comes from the exons CACAACAGCGATACCTGAAGAGCCTGGGCAGTGGACATGGCCAATGGGTGCCCACATGCCAGGCCAAGAGGGGAGGGTCTGCTGCCACACCCTCTCCAGGGGCATTGCTGCGCCAGGAGCCCTGCCGAGTCCAGACCAATCTGGCCAACCCTGGTCTCCGCCGGGGCCTAGTTCTGAAGGACACAACTGGCCCACTGGTCAATTCAAGTTTCCGGCAACAGAGTAACCTGCAGTCCCCAGCTGGGAGGCCCTGGGGGAAGACCCGAGAGTTTGCTGTCCAGCAGACTAACCTGAGCAGAAGCGAGACCACCAGCCCTGGCCTCTGGCCAAAGCCTCAGGAGAATTTTAGGCCACAAGGGCCACTGGCTTCCCCATCTCCCAGCCTGAGACAGTCCATGCTGCTGGCCACAGATACCCGGAGCCTGGACTTCAGGCCCGCTGCAGGCTTTGCTCCTCTCAATGGGTACACACAGCCAGGCTCCAGATGCTGCCATGGCCTGGGGAACTGGACCTCCAGGCTTAAGGGGAAACCCCTCACCCTGGAGGACCTGGCTGTCCCTGCTCAGAGTCAAGCTAGGACCCCATCCCACACTGCCATCCACCAGCTGCTGGCCTCTGTACAATCCCTAGAGCAGGTGGCAGCCCAGCTCAGGAGCAGGGCATCCCGGGAGCCCTCAGGTACTGCACAGCAGGACCTCTGGGCCAGCAGTGGCCAAGCCCTGCAGCCCTGCCAGCCTGTCCTTGCTTCTGGGGTTAAGAGGAAGAGACATCCCCCAGGCCACAGGGAAACTGGACATTTTCTTGAGACCTGGGTGGGTCAGGCTGTTCTCTCAAACCCTTGCACACACAGCAAGCCAGAAGCTACTTTGGGGATGCTGACTAGGGATTTCCTTGATCCTGAGCAGGGGCCCCTTCCTGCCCACTCCCTAAGGCCCCAGGAGAACCACTCCCCAGGACCTGCATGTGACAAGGTACAGAGGGGCCACCCCCAGCTCCCTCAAGAGGTgagcagcagggaggccagaCATTGTACTTCAGCCTTCTCCAGTGCTGCCCCAGGGAGCCTACCTGGCTGGAAGggtggagacaaagtctcaagggAGCTGGCCAGCAGGGAGGAGAGGATGGCAGCCCCAGTGAGAAGCACCCCACAG AGCAAGGCCCAAACCACTGTGACTCTGGATTCTGAGGCAGCTCG CCGACAGCTGTCATCCAGATGTTTCAGAGTCTGGAGGCACTTGGTACAGAGGCGGAGGGCCTTGGCAACAGAGGTGGCCCTGGTCCGGCGGAAGCTATTACGAAAAGGCCTTCAGGCACTGCGGTGGGGTCTGTGGCTCCGGGAGGCCCAGCTGGAGACGGCATGGGGGCGATACTTGAAGGTCCTGCTGGCCCGCAGCTTCCGAGAG TGGAGAAAGCTGGCTCTGCAGCGGGAACAGGGGCAGTACCCCGTCCAGACTGTGTCAAGACTCCCATCCTCCAGGGAAGGCCAGAAGCAGGGCCCCTACCTGGGAAGGAAGGCAGTGGTGGACACTGCCCAGAGGAGCAG CTGCATTCCTAGCCCAGGCAGtctgagagaagaggagggagccCGGCGTATTCTGTCCCATTCTGGGCAGAGACCAGATGGTGGAGACAGGAGAGTCCAGACACTGCAGGCCCTACAACAACTGGCTG TCTTCCTCCTATGGTGCTATCACGAAGAACAGGCCAGGCAGGAGAGGGGGACCCAGGGGGAGGCCACTGGGACCATACAGAAGATCCTCCAGGCCTGGCACTATCATGCCGTACGTGCAGTCCGGGTGGCCCAACTAGACCCTCAGCACTGGAAAGCCTGGCTGTGCAG GTGCTTTGGGGCCTGGCAGCAGTTCGTACAAAGAGAGTCTCGATGCCGGGACCACCTGGCTGACCGTCGAGTGGGGACCCTGAGGACATGCCTGGGACACTGGGTACAGATGAAGCAGCTCTCGGCCTCAGATGGGGCAAAGGTGACCCAGCTATCCCTCTGCCTGCAGAAGGCAG GGCATGTGGCCTTCCACTCAGCCCCTGGACCTGCCACAGCCCGTGGCCTGGGGGCAGTGGCCCCAGCACAGAGGCTGTCCTGGGAGCAAGGTGGAGGCTCCCTGCAGGAAGCCTGCCGGAGACTGGCCCTCCACCGGGTGCTGCTGCTCTGGAGGACGCGGCTCTCCCAGTGCCAGCAGGCCAA CTCCTTCTTCCAGGGCATACAGCAGCAGAGGTTGCGATACATCCTGAGGCAGTGGCGCTGGAGGGCGTGGAGTCCGGATACCCCGTCAGGCTCTGCTGGGACCACCTTGGCCCTGGAGTCACTGGGCAGTGTCCTGGGAGGGCATCTCTCTCTGGGCTGCAGCACACCATACATTCTGCTGGTGAAG CTCAGGGCCCCTACCCTC TAGAGACCCTCTGTGCTCCGGGTGAGCTGTCTGTGGGCAGCTGGACAGCAGCAAGGATTGCGCCTTTTGCTTTAGCAGGCACAGGCCCAGCAGTCCCCGGGTGTAGTGAGGTGGCACCAGCGCACCCTCCAGAGGCG TGTCCTCCTCAGCTGGAGTCACTGGGTCACAACCCAAGCGGTCCAGAGAGAGCGGGCTGCCCAGTGGGCCTGGGTTCAGAGCTGCAGGGCTGTGCTGGGCCTGTGGCGGCAGCGGCTGGCGCAgtggcaggaggcagagcagTGGGCTCAGGAGCGGGGCTGGCGACTGGCACGTGACGCCCTGTGCTGCTGGCACTCCCACTGGCACAGTGAGTCAAGGATGGGGTTGGGGGCACTGTGTGTGACGAAGGGCCCAGGATTCCATATCCTGCAGCAGAATCTGGGGATGGGGCACACCCAGGACCAGGTGGCAGAGCAGACCTGGTGGCTTGGACTCTGCAGTCTGAGT CATCTTCTggccccagggcagcagcttcTGTGTGAAAAGTACCGGAGGTGTGTGCAAGTTCGCCTCCAGGGCCTACGGAGGGCCATGTTCTGGGGCTGGCACCAGGCAGCGGTTCATCGGAGACACATGTTGGCCCAGCCAGAGCAGCTGCTACTACAGAG CTACTTCCAGGCCTGGCATGAGGTTGTGAGAGACCTAAGAGTGCTCCCAGCCCAGCATGGAGACTTCCAGCTGGTCACACTTCCCACATGGCAGGAGGCCCAAGTAGCCACAGCGCAGGTACAGGAGCAGCTGGTGGCCCAGGCCTTCCTCGCCCACTGGAGAAGCCATGTGCAGCAGGGCCGGGCAGACAGGCAGCTGAGGAGGGCCTGGGCCTGGCAGGCTTTCCAAGCATGGCGAGTGGCCCTGGGCCAGCGCTATGACGCCCAGCAACAGGCAGGATGCAGAACTGGGGCTCTGGTGACCCTGCACTGGACACTGGGGATGTGCCAGCGCAGCTGTGGCCAGGTCAGCAGAGCCCATGCTGCCCGGCGGCTGAGTGCCTG GGTTCTAGAGGCCTGGGCCCAGTTGGTGGCCCAGGACCGTGTCCAGCAAGCTGCTGTCCCCCAGCTCCAGCAGGGTGGGCTCAGGAGCCTCCTGCAGACCCATTGGGCGCCGTGGAGGACAGTGCTGCTCAGAGTGCATTTGGGACCGCAGGCTGAAGCCCAGGAAGCCGGCACCACCTATGCCAGGCCCCAGGCCGACCTTATGCACTGGCCCAGGATGGCCAGCTGGGGGGACCTCCTACTGCTGCTGGACACCCCAGCCCCTTGGAAGGAG ACTTTCAGCTGCTGGACACAGGCCACAGGACCAGTGCTGCCTGGGCCAACACCGCAGCACCGCCTTGGTGGACAGAAGACACAGGAGACATCCTGGGCTCCAA GCAACAGAGAGCATCCCCAGGGCCCTGCCTTTCAGCGCTGTGGCTGGGCCCCAGGCCTGCCCCCAACAGGCCCAGGAGGGCAATGTAATCCTGAGCCCAGCGCCCTTAAAGGCCAAGGTTGGGTGCATCAGAGGAGGCTGGG ACTTCTGGCCATGCTGGCTCTCGATGCTCTTGGTCGTCAGGAGGAAGTACCTGCAGTGCTGGCGCCTTGAGGTTCTGCTTCGCCAGCTGCGGGCTTCCCAGCAGGCTAGGTGCCTGGCAGTGACGTGGCAGTGCTGGATGGATGCTCAAGGGGCTGAGCAGCTGGCACAGACCCTG CTCAGGGAACGGCACCTAAGATGGGCCTGGCGGACCTGGCGACAGCGGATCCTGAGACTTCGGGTGGCTCAGCAGTTACAGCAGCAAGAAGA AGCTGG GCCTTCGAGAAGTGGTATCGGCGCCTGGCAGCTAGGAGCCCCAGGAGAGGAGCCAGCAGACCAAGACCCCTGAACAAGCCAGGCACCCCAGCTTGGAGCAGAAGGGAAGTTCGGAGTTCCCAGGGGCAGTGGACTTGGGGGCCCCACTGCAGCTGTGACTTGTTCCCACAGAATAAAGAGCAGCATTGA